The window ATTACTTCCGTGTAAACTTACTGTGACTTTTTTAGGGTAGATATTTCCCGCTGGACTTATTCATCAGACCGAACAGTATTAAATGTGGTGGAAGTACTTAgagatattgaaaatgaatTCGTATATTTATGATGTTAAAGTATGTTTACAAACAACGTTTTGTTCGAAGGAATAATTGTGTTCGCAGTCATTGAAAAACTATGATATAATGCTTTATATCTATAACGAATCAGTATCCAGCAAATGAACAATGCGTTTAAAATTAacgatgtattttaattagtctTCTGAGacgtaaaaaataacttcTGATATCAAACCATTTGTAGGAAAGAATTTTCTAGTAGAATAATCaacatgttatattttcagaGCTCGTCGGATTCCATTCTGACGTCGGGTTCCGTAGCTGAACGCAGCCGCAGTCTCCAACAGGCTTCGGAACAGAGCCTGCCTCAGAACGTCGCCTCGACGTTACACAGGAATAGGAGTTCTTTGCATTCAGGCTCACAGATGTCTTTGGGTAACGGAAATTTAAACTCTCAACCtttatacgaaatattttattcatctaaTAAGATCTTTTTATAACGCACTATTTAAGATAACCTTTCTTATTCTTCTTGTTCATCCAAAAAGATACGATCAATTCAAGACATTATCAGACTATAGCttaccttattatattttgtatgtgtgGTGATAAATCTGCAAAACTAAGAAATTCATATTCATCATTCATTCAATACTCATATGTATGGTATTATATTTCCAGGAGGTTCCATGACGTCACTATCCTCATCGCCTCAGACCCCGTCCCCGTCATCGTCGTTATCCACATCCGATCTCTCGGACCGTCCTCGCGTCAGTCACGGGAAGCCCAACCTGGCCCCGAAGCCGCCGGCGTTGGCCCCCGCCCCCGATAGGCCTTCGCCACCGCCTAAGAAGTTGATAGTGAATGGCAAGCTGGCGGCACGAGCACAGAGCATGAGAGCTCCAAGGTGAGAATGGGGTttctatctttttttaattgttattattttttaattacactgTAGTTTTGGGATTATTTCACCTTTTAGAAGACTTTAAACGCAAAtacgaaaaacaaaatttcatttacatatatacaccTGGGGACTGTGGacaattattatctttataacaatTGAGAATCAATTAAGTAGTTCCTGCTCTcagtaaattttcttttctaatAAAAGTCTCAACTAGTTTCTGTATGTAGGAGGGTAGTTGTTACATGATGCGAGATATGGAGGAATAGGTTTTAgtataaacaataatgataacattttaaaaacagaatataagatttaaacaaTTGCAACCCCCATCGTTATGTTTGTATCCAGATCATTACTAAATGTTCAAGATCTGTCTTCTTAACCCCCTACCACGGGTGTGCATGTCGTCACTACAGGCTTAGCTGTttcagtttttcattaataaatcctGGCGTATGACAGTGTGCACGCAGGTATAAACTTGTGGTAGGGGTGATTTTTTACAAATCTTAACTACAAATATCCTTAGAGCGGATATTAATAGTTGTCGTTCTGTTATGATCATTCGTTCTGACTATTTTAATACTGTCCAGGTCCCCCCCGGTGTCCCCGCCGTCTCCCGCGAGCGCTCGCCCCCCGCCGCCCTCCACCCAGCTGGTACACACCAAGAACCCAGCCTCACACTTCGGTAAGCTTATATTTGTACACGCTGAATACATGTCAAACTATTTAATTCACTAAAAACTTCGTGATAGAGGTGAAGTATTCCATTAATTTCTTCAAGGATAaagtaacttatatttaaaataaatgcctAATAACTTACTCTCAATTAATTCGGAACAATTTtgtcaaattatttgtatatattgatattagaCGAGAGTAATACTCTCTAACGAAATATAGAAACTCATCATTGATCTTATATTCATGTCATCTCATCAGGTACCCTGCGCGCGCCCCGCGGCCTTCGTCCCCCCGGAGTGTGTCCCCCTCCTCCGCCGGGTGCTCCGCCCCCGCCCCCCGTTCCGCCAGCGCGGGCTGCCTCCCTGGCTCAACctccgccgccgccgccgccacATCATCACCGGGTACATGTCAGTAGATGATGAACATACatacaactatatatatatatatatacctatggTTTATCATTATCAATTTACCTTTATCATTATCAATTATAcctaataaagtttgtttaaagTTTTCGCCTGCTTCATAGATCAATTCATAAAGTAATTTCGTAGAAATGGATACACGTTGCTGACCTAAAGTGGGGTTGGAAGAGATCCAGAAAAAAAAAGGGTGTTGTGTAGAGGCTTGGGGGGGatgatatgatatttaattttctaggATAAGCTATACAGGTTTTCAGCAGgtgaaaaaaatagtaaaaaaaaaaattattttgaaagttgGCAGTAAACTATAAAAGTTTGGGAACTCTTGATATAGACCGTGGTCCTATTTAAGACCTGACGAGTGTACCTGTTTGCCAAGGACGtagtatatacattataagatACATAAACTTCAATGTTTGTAACCAGGATCCCTCCCACTCCCTTTATATGATCTCTAAACTCTGTCTATCCTCTTCCAGCACACCAGCACTAGCAGCGAGGACGCGCCGCCGCCGCCCGTGCGAGGCTCCTCCATCCGCGCCGAGCTCGAGGCGCGGTTCGCTGAACTGTTCCACCCTCAGACCAACTTCCCACAACCCGAACCCTTCCTGAGAGTCACCAAAGGATACAGCAGCGCCACAGTAGGTAAGTACGCGTGAGTATGACGACAGGCAGATATTAGTCTGGTAGTTTACACGAGATCAGCGAAGGTACAGTCGGGTAACACAACTATGCAGTATCCTGTTAAGTTGTCAGAGGGTAGACGGTTGTGTGGGTAGATTTGGAATgactgatattatatttatatatacgtttaCGTCACTGAGATTAAAAGTTTGTgggaaatatttcttatatgtcAAAACTGAGAATCAATTATTCAGCCTCTTGCTGGTAGTACAACAGTAATGGGTCCGGAGTATGCAATGATTACTGAACATAGACTGAATCTTATTCTCGAACAACTTAAAGTTGAAATTTGTTTGCatttgtcaaataattttatgaaccGTCTCAGGCGAGCTCGAAGCTTATTATCgtgtcaattatattattatatatatatgctgaagtaca of the Danaus plexippus chromosome 13 unlocalized genomic scaffold, MEX_DaPlex mxdp_15, whole genome shotgun sequence genome contains:
- the LOC116770206 gene encoding WAS/WASL-interacting protein family member 1 isoform X2 codes for the protein MPPPPPPGPPPPPGPPPPPLFGGSKSNAPDNRGALLNSIRQGTKLKKTVTVDKSGPFIAGKTTNVSSSSPVGNGVRTGGSNFNGGAPPGLGGLFAGGMPKLKPTGKLSGTTPNGQIRSDPPRFPPPQQRSPEKTRSEHTRQFPGPNVAAISEALASRDVPPTREAPTREAPSRPLVRRQPSEIKTRGPPPEPPTQKQFMPLSSSDSILTSGSVAERSRSLQQASEQSLPQNVASTLHRNRSSLHSGSQMSLGGSMTSLSSSPQTPSPSSSLSTSDLSDRPRVSHGKPNLAPKPPALAPAPDRPSPPPKKLIVNGKLAARAQSMRAPRSPPVSPPSPASARPPPPSTQLVHTKNPASHFGTLRAPRGLRPPGVCPPPPPGAPPPPPVPPARAASLAQPPPPPPPHHHRHTSTSSEDAPPPPVRGSSIRAELEARFAELFHPQTNFPQPEPFLRVTKGYSSATVVSKAPAPAPPLRVPLEGWTGTSSAC
- the LOC116770206 gene encoding WAS/WASL-interacting protein family member 1 isoform X1, which produces MPPPPPPGPPPPPGPPPPPLFGGSKSNAPDNRGALLNSIRQGTKLKKTVTVDKSGPFIAGKTTNVSSSSPVGNGVRTGGSNFNGGAPPGLGGLFAGGMPKLKPTGKLSGTTPNGQIRSDPPRFPPPQQRSPEKTRSEHTRQFPGPNVAAISEALASRDVPPTREAPTREAPSRPLVRRQPSEIKTRGPPPEPPTQKQFMPLSSSDSILTSGSVAERSRSLQQASEQSLPQNVASTLHRNRSSLHSGSQMSLGGSMTSLSSSPQTPSPSSSLSTSDLSDRPRVSHGKPNLAPKPPALAPAPDRPSPPPKKLIVNGKLAARAQSMRAPRSPPVSPPSPASARPPPPSTQLVHTKNPASHFGTLRAPRGLRPPGVCPPPPPGAPPPPPVPPARAASLAQPPPPPPPHHHRVHHTSTSSEDAPPPPVRGSSIRAELEARFAELFHPQTNFPQPEPFLRVTKGYSSATVVSKAPAPAPPLRVPLEGWTGTSSAC